The proteins below are encoded in one region of Sporanaerobacter acetigenes DSM 13106:
- the pgsA gene encoding CDP-diacylglycerol--glycerol-3-phosphate 3-phosphatidyltransferase — protein MNTANKLTIFRMILVPVFMIFLFSDINNAQYIAAAIFILASITDALDGHIARSRNQITNFGKFMDPLADKILVSSALISMIELGKIPAWVVVVIIAREFAITGLRVIAASEGITIAANKLGKIKTITQLIAIIALLFNNYPFRLINLPFDQIMIYVAVFFTIISGIDYIYKNKEVLHSGDR, from the coding sequence GTGAATACAGCGAATAAATTGACAATTTTTAGAATGATTTTAGTTCCTGTTTTTATGATTTTTTTATTCTCTGACATCAACAATGCACAATATATTGCTGCAGCTATTTTTATATTAGCTTCTATAACAGATGCATTAGATGGACATATTGCAAGAAGTAGAAATCAGATAACTAACTTTGGAAAGTTCATGGACCCACTAGCAGATAAAATACTAGTATCATCCGCTTTGATTTCTATGATAGAACTAGGCAAGATTCCAGCATGGGTAGTAGTAGTTATTATAGCAAGAGAATTTGCAATAACTGGCCTTAGAGTTATTGCAGCTAGTGAAGGAATCACTATTGCTGCAAATAAATTAGGTAAAATAAAAACCATAACACAACTAATTGCAATAATTGCTTTGTTATTTAATAACTATCCTTTTAGACTAATAAACCTTCCTTTTGATCAAATTATGATATATGTTGCTGTATTTTTTACAATAATATCTGGAATTGATTATATCTATAAAAACAAAGAAGTATTGCACAGTGGAG
- the rimO gene encoding 30S ribosomal protein S12 methylthiotransferase RimO, whose protein sequence is MKKVNVAIITLGCSKNEIDSDIMAGILKNNDFNIITNLDEAEIIIVNTCGFIDAAKEESIKIIWEMTKYKEYGKCKYLILSGCLAERYSKELAEEIDEVDGILGTGNIRDIAQLLKGLEQKNKIINIGNVNEEYIEEIERTEFTHTAYMKISEGCNNYCTYCIIPKLRGHYRSRKMGNIISEAKYLVDKGVKEIILIAQNTTDYGIDLYGEYKLPDLLYELNKIEGLEWIRILYMYPDNFTDELIEAIKTNKKVAKYVDIPIQHISDKILEKMNRKTSKKDITKLIKKLRSEIPEIIIRTTVIVGFPGEKNEEFDELYEYIKEIKFDRLGAFVYSREEGTKAYEYDEQIDEETKIYRRNRIMELQQEISLMENKNKIGKIYKVLIEEKYDDNIYIGRSYMDSPEIDGIVYFKSIKAVNPGTFVNVKIVGCLEYDLMGEILSEYSE, encoded by the coding sequence TTGAAGAAAGTAAATGTAGCTATAATAACCTTAGGATGCTCTAAAAATGAAATAGATTCTGACATAATGGCTGGTATACTAAAGAATAATGACTTTAATATTATAACAAATTTAGATGAAGCAGAGATAATCATTGTAAATACATGTGGATTTATTGATGCTGCAAAGGAAGAATCTATAAAAATTATATGGGAAATGACAAAATATAAGGAATATGGAAAGTGTAAATACCTAATACTTTCAGGCTGTTTAGCTGAAAGGTACTCAAAAGAATTGGCAGAAGAAATAGATGAAGTAGATGGAATTTTAGGCACAGGAAACATAAGGGATATAGCACAACTACTTAAGGGATTGGAACAAAAAAATAAAATAATTAATATTGGAAATGTAAACGAAGAATATATTGAAGAAATTGAAAGAACAGAGTTTACTCATACTGCCTATATGAAAATTTCCGAAGGTTGCAATAATTATTGTACTTATTGTATAATTCCCAAGCTTCGAGGACATTACAGAAGTAGAAAAATGGGAAATATCATATCTGAAGCAAAGTATTTAGTAGATAAAGGTGTAAAAGAAATAATACTTATAGCACAAAATACAACAGATTATGGAATAGATTTATATGGAGAATATAAATTACCCGATCTACTATATGAATTGAACAAAATAGAAGGTTTAGAGTGGATTAGAATATTATATATGTACCCAGATAATTTTACAGATGAACTTATTGAAGCAATAAAAACAAATAAAAAGGTTGCAAAATATGTAGATATACCCATTCAGCATATAAGTGATAAAATACTAGAAAAAATGAACAGAAAAACAAGTAAAAAGGATATAACTAAACTAATTAAAAAATTGAGAAGTGAGATACCAGAAATCATTATTAGAACAACAGTGATTGTAGGATTTCCTGGAGAAAAAAATGAAGAATTTGATGAATTGTATGAGTATATAAAAGAAATTAAGTTTGATAGACTAGGAGCTTTTGTTTATTCCAGAGAAGAAGGTACTAAAGCATATGAATATGATGAACAAATAGATGAAGAAACTAAAATATATAGAAGAAATAGAATAATGGAATTGCAACAAGAAATATCTTTGATGGAAAACAAAAATAAAATAGGGAAGATTTATAAAGTATTGATAGAAGAAAAATATGATGACAATATTTATATAGGTAGAAGCTATATGGATAGTCCTGAAATTGATGGAATAGTATATTTTAAAAGCATCAAAGCAGTAAATCCTGGCACTTTTGTTAATGTTAAAATAGTTGGTTGTTTAGAATATGATTTAATGGGGGAGATTTTAAGTGAATACAGCGAATAA
- a CDS encoding DNA translocase FtsK → MKSKKKKKSFDREIVGIIIISFGILLLLSLFTNKTGVVGNFLKDALLLLMGFGGYIFPLIILAIGLLLVLNKLDMEDDKKSIFLIVIFICFITIIDIKDIKVDLFKSKMELVFEYSQLGHGGGIVGGLLGYAFFKLFGSLGSYIILSIISFIFFLLLTEIRLTELTPKFNSVKIENNNEKRKKRKEKYTKVDDKKKSIKILDYSSNDIENENSKIDNSDDKISINKNNISIDNYQFPPIELLKDRNEKSDIDDKKEILVNAKKIEDTMKNFGIAANIVQISKGPTITCYELQPAPGVKVSRIVNLSDDIALNLATSDVRIEAPIPGKAAVGIEVPNKTKLNVGLKEILLSEEYMEINSNIPLALGKNVAGKPVITTMEKMPHLLIAGATGSGKSVCINTIIMSILYKSNPDDVKLILIDPKVVELSIYNDIPHLLIPVVTDAKKARSALNWAVEEMTRRYKLFAQNSVRDIYSYNNKIRDNDKAENLSQIVIIIDELADLMMVAAQEIEDYICRLAQMARAAGMYLIVATQRPSVDIITGTIKANIPSRISFAVTSQVDSRTILDMSGAEKLLGKGDMLFYPSDMPKPIRVQGAFIDDEEVEEIVSFLKKQNTPTYNEEILDTIENENFISDESSDELLPKAIDLVINEGQASISLLQRKLKIGYARAARLIDEMEDRGIVGGYEGSKPRKVLVDKEDFNS, encoded by the coding sequence TTGAAAAGCAAAAAAAAGAAAAAATCATTTGATAGGGAAATAGTCGGAATTATAATTATATCCTTTGGAATACTTTTGCTTTTAAGTTTATTTACCAATAAAACTGGTGTAGTTGGTAACTTTTTAAAAGATGCACTTTTATTACTTATGGGATTTGGAGGATATATATTTCCATTAATAATATTAGCTATTGGACTGCTATTAGTGCTAAACAAATTAGATATGGAAGATGATAAAAAGTCGATTTTTTTAATTGTTATTTTCATATGTTTTATCACCATTATTGATATAAAAGACATTAAAGTTGATTTATTTAAAAGTAAAATGGAGCTTGTATTTGAATATTCTCAATTAGGACATGGAGGAGGCATTGTTGGAGGACTTTTAGGATATGCCTTCTTCAAACTATTTGGCTCTTTAGGATCTTATATAATACTTTCCATTATTAGTTTTATCTTTTTTCTATTGTTAACTGAAATCAGGCTAACTGAACTCACACCAAAATTTAATTCAGTTAAAATTGAAAATAATAATGAGAAAAGAAAGAAAAGAAAAGAAAAGTATACAAAAGTAGATGACAAAAAAAAGTCTATAAAAATACTAGACTATTCTAGCAATGATATAGAAAATGAAAATTCAAAAATTGACAATTCAGATGATAAAATAAGTATAAATAAAAATAATATTTCTATAGACAACTATCAATTCCCACCTATAGAACTATTGAAAGACAGAAATGAAAAAAGTGATATAGATGATAAAAAAGAAATATTGGTGAATGCAAAAAAAATCGAGGACACAATGAAAAATTTTGGTATCGCGGCAAATATAGTTCAAATAAGCAAAGGCCCTACCATTACTTGCTATGAACTTCAACCTGCACCTGGTGTTAAAGTAAGTCGTATAGTGAATTTATCAGATGATATAGCTTTAAATTTAGCTACATCAGATGTGCGAATAGAAGCACCTATTCCTGGGAAAGCAGCGGTAGGTATTGAAGTTCCCAATAAAACTAAATTAAATGTAGGGTTAAAAGAAATACTTTTATCAGAAGAATACATGGAGATAAATTCAAATATACCGTTGGCATTAGGGAAAAATGTTGCAGGAAAACCTGTAATTACAACTATGGAAAAAATGCCTCATCTATTGATTGCAGGTGCTACGGGTTCAGGCAAAAGCGTGTGCATAAATACTATTATAATGAGTATATTATATAAATCTAATCCAGATGATGTAAAACTTATTTTAATTGACCCAAAAGTTGTAGAATTAAGTATTTACAATGATATACCTCATCTATTAATTCCAGTAGTTACAGATGCAAAAAAAGCAAGAAGTGCACTAAATTGGGCTGTTGAAGAAATGACAAGAAGATATAAATTATTTGCTCAAAATAGTGTAAGAGATATCTACAGCTATAACAACAAAATACGAGATAATGATAAGGCTGAAAATTTGTCACAAATTGTCATAATAATTGATGAACTAGCAGATTTGATGATGGTAGCTGCTCAAGAAATAGAAGATTATATATGTAGATTGGCACAAATGGCAAGAGCTGCAGGAATGTATTTAATTGTAGCTACCCAAAGACCATCAGTAGATATAATCACTGGGACTATAAAAGCTAATATACCATCTAGAATATCTTTTGCTGTAACTTCTCAAGTCGATTCGAGAACCATATTAGATATGAGTGGAGCTGAAAAACTACTTGGAAAAGGTGATATGCTTTTTTATCCTTCAGATATGCCCAAACCTATAAGGGTTCAAGGAGCATTTATTGATGATGAAGAAGTTGAAGAAATTGTTTCTTTCTTGAAAAAGCAAAATACTCCAACCTATAATGAAGAAATTTTAGATACAATAGAAAATGAAAATTTCATAAGTGATGAATCAAGTGATGAACTTCTTCCAAAAGCAATCGATTTAGTCATTAACGAGGGACAGGCTTCAATATCTTTACTACAAAGAAAATTAAAAATAGGATATGCAAGAGCTGCAAGACTTATTGATGAAATGGAGGATAGGGGAATAGTGGGAGGATACGAAGGAAGCAAACCCAGAAAAGTACTAGTAGATAAAGAAGATTTTAATTCTTAG